The segment gcatagaaaagagctagaaaaaaattttatttaactaatgacaaacttgaatttagtaagcataacattctaaaattaccctatgatgaaaggtttttgggaattcctagaattttaaagcttaaagctttttaacataaatgttgttttcagtaatattaatgtcaagtgtttagtaataaaaaattcctcctaaagatcttccaggctgcatatatgaaattcaattccttgcaaaaagtgtgatacataaagtctattacaggacaaccggaaaatctctttcacaaagtctcaaacagcaccaatattctgtgaggactgggcaaatatcaaatgcattattcgtacatatgagagatttagatcataatattaactggagtcaaacaagagccttaatcccatgtaataacaaagttaaaaggaatatcattgaatcttgtttcatcaagtcaaataatggaaatgttctaaatttaagtcttggtttatttaaacttgattgcctcataatgaaaaaaaaattgctttggaCTAGACAATAAGTTGtaatttctgttagggttaaatctatatttaagtttgtgactgtgtgatatccgataatcctggtttatctctttaatttttacccttttgacaattaaccatctggtattcttgatcttgttatttacctgataactttcttttcaactgtatttcatttttttccttgacaatgtcttagtaaagatgaaagcgcttggatttctgcctatcattttcctgtggtatttgcttatttaatgctCTTACTTTTATATGTTCACAAAATATGGAGAGAGGAAAATCCAAGTGCTGAATAGCTGCTTGAACTCATATCAAACCTTAGGCATTCCTATTAAACAATCTTATATCTGCTATAGGGTTATAAACAATACAGCAATTTCATCTTGAAAGAACACTTGAAAGTTTTGTACAACAACCTTTGTTAAGTACCTCAAATTTCAAGAACATTAACTTTTCATTATAGCAATACTACACTATGTACAATTGTATCCCTTACGCATAATGCTCTTATGAAATCACTAGCACAATCACCCATCTCTATTCATAGCTAAAGACTGAGAGACTATGAAAGGAAAAGTGTGACCTACCCTGATGGGGAAACGGTTTCTTCTCACCAATTAAGACAGTTTGAGCAGCTATTTAGTTGTACTAGATATACCTTTGCCCTTATCCTGAGTAAACACACTAAAAATTGAGAGGTtggtaaatatataatacataaaattttCAGTATAACATACTATCTTTGCTTTGGCAGCAGCTCTATTAGCAAAGAGAATTGCTCGATCTTTGGGAAATGAAATGGGGCATATTCTGAGCCCTGCTGTGTATGCCGTTACTGCCTCAGTAAAAACACCTGCTTTGAAGTGACTGTTCCCAGTTTCCTTGTGTTTCAaactttcatttctcttttcctgcaaaaaaaaaaaaaaaaagtttcattagtAAATAGGTAACATTACCATAGGAAGGTAGTTCTCAACTACTATCAGATCCCTTCTACCAAATTTCTTACCTATCAATTAtgtttatcatagttttttaGGCTGCCTTTCTAAAAGTGATGCATTTAGAAAATATATGCTATCTCTTAAACTGAACGATATATGGGTACGTAAAGGTTTACATTGTTGCTGGAAATTATATGGTACTATTACTGTTCAAGAGTTAGGCTATAGTAGCCTGTAGGGTCTATAACTTGAATGATTGATTTTGCTGCTCAGCAGAAGCCTACAACTCAAAAGCAGCTGATGAGCTGGGGGCTACTTTAAGACTAAGTAAATGACAAATCTTAAATTATTCCAgaacaaacatttatataattaacTTTCATTATAATCAGTCATACAAACCCAAGCTTCAAATTTCAGGAAAAAACTCTAGTCTTACCAAATTCATGTGTGGTATACAGTATTCAGTTACATATTACAATGGTCGAGATCATAGTATTGTATTAAGCTGTAAATGTAGCTATTACTACCTAAGAAGACTACTTAGCAAACAGCAACAACACTAAAATCAGACCAAGAGAAAACTTCAACCAGATCTTACATTTTTCTCCTCTTCACTCATGGATAACTCTAAATCTTTGAGATACTCCTCATTCAGGAATTCTTCCTCCTCATCATCCTCGTCAGGCGAATTGCCAATATCTTCTGGCTTGACACCACGGATAAAATTTGCCTCATCTGATGGGGTACTGTCTGTGACATGTCCTTCCTGGCCATCTGGTTCTATAACCTGACCATTAAAATTCAACCCTTCACACAATCTGTCATTACCCAccctaaaaaaaataaggcatatTATGActagaatattactaaaatatgttACTTAAATATCTAAGTCAGTAGTATACAATTACTTAATCGGAACTTGATGATTCATTGATTCATAAAACTCTAAGGACTTAATGGACTGAAGTTTGAATTAATTCACAACTACAAACATCCGATAAGTCACAGGAAATAGTATGTTACAGCATGCaatatctaaaaatattgttAGGTATATCAAATATATCATTTACACACTACAATACTGTAACTTCCTACACATGCTGTGGGCTGTCATCAGGATCTGTTTCTTCAGCATCAACTGAATGGAAAGAATCGGCACTGGCATCACTTCCTGGAGAAGGGTGtcgtaatcttttattttctgaaGTATCTGTAAGATCAACCTTGGACAACTTCTCCTCTACACCTTTTACCTGGTCTTCTGACATTTTCTGGAATGACAAGTAACACTTCATAAAACATGGTGTCCTATGTAGTGTAGTGTAAAGTGCACAAAACAGTACAGGATTACAAATTAATGATTTTAGTGggagtcaaaataaaaaatgaccatCCAATGCAAGTGAAGACTACAGAATTTTGTTCCTCATCATATGTAAGCAACTGtagacaccaccctacttacaaaCTTTCAACTTACAAAcaggataaaaaattaaaactgtgtTTAAAGCACTCCCTTTTGCCATTTGTAAGTCCCAACTTTGTTTTGAAAATCCCACCATACATTCAGAAAGGCCTATCATACATGACCAGGACCACAATGCATATTTCAGCATAAGCATTCAGACAAAAGAACAGCATTTCTTTAAGGTTGGGTCTTTTCTCTTGATCACAAGGCTCCATTGGCTACTGATaaactataagaaaaacaaattagaaaACTGTGGCAAGCAGAACTGATTATGTCAATCCATTCACTGTAGTATAATGCCTCATGTGAGCCTGTGCCTATTACTCTGAATTTTATGTTTCAGGAGTTATCTGCCAGTAAAACCTAGAGTTATCTGCCTGTGAAACCTAACATTGAGAagtttgttttacttattttatttctgaaaattttattgttaattatttttttaatattaaaattagtcATGTTTTAGATTCTTTTAATTTGGggatttaccatttttttttacaaattaatttctgggttcgacctgtgttcgccggtgaaaagtccctgtagctcacttttctaagtataaatagattctaaacataccagagaaaaaagctagcatggtatgctgaggttactaccctcgcgcaagcacccaaagggtgtcgtGTATAAAGTATAatgcgagtggaagccactattcacaggtcttctgccaattagaggatttctttccaaaatccctctcttgGAGAGAGCCATTGCAACGGCCACTCCCCCCCCCTCgctcccgctactactactactactacccaacTCACACGCCATCTAGCATTCCTgctttataatgaatataaaaataaaaatactgaaggataaataaataatattttttaacattttatatatatttttttatttttcgcttatgttctattttttccttttataaaatttGCGAGGGAGTTAACCTAAGGTTATGAGGAAATGTCTCCTTTGTTCCTGGGACTACCCTTAACAATGGTCACAGATCAGTGGTCATTTGTAATCATGACGTTAAGTTAATTACATATAGCTATAATTACAATCAACAATCACTGATCTGTGGGGTAACAGCTTATTAATATATTGAGACATacctaaattatgaaataaagttatGGTATATATTTTACAAGTAGTGTCCCTATGGTTAACCGTTAGTCTAGTTTGTCCTTATTCGCAATTGTTTTGTAGGTACCATACACAAATACTCATGACCAAGCCTATTGATTCAAAATTGCCTAATAACAATGAAGAGAAGACAGGATTTACTTATAATACAAATATTCAGTCAAAAACAAGATAGAGTTAGGTTAGGATAAGTATTTTATAACAATGGATTACTAGGTTAGGATAAGTATTTTCAAGCAGCAGCTTACTATagaagttttatttcttttccattgATTAGGCAAATAATGATGCATGTCGCCTATATTTCTCATTCCTGCTCTTCAGCTTACCACAAGACTAATAGATATTTCATGATTACTCCTTACATTATGCTCTTTAGTTCATGTTTTTCACTACCAAAACCTTAATTTGCTGCTGTGGTAAACTCCACATGGGGTATTACCTTGGAAAtcaatttttcatattaaaaatttaccattaTATTTTGTAGGTCGACTGTAATCATAACCACAAAACTGATATGTTAGGTATTTTATGCTGGCCATCCTGGAATGCTATTCCACATGCAGTTTTACAGGGAAGCTTTTGGTAAAAAATGAGTTTCTTTCACTGAGAGGGTCTGGGAACCCACCTAAGTAATACGGCCTTCTAGGTTGAGTTAGGTTAGTATAGTTCCTTTTATATTAGGTTTTCTTAGCCAATCTCTTCTTGAACATATGGCTCCCATATCCTATGCATATGCACAAAACTATTCCAGGGTAGCCATCATAACATGATGTGTTCCCTCTCCCTTTGCTttaccccaccaaaaaaaaaccgTTCCCAAAAGGTCCCCGATAAAGAATagttgaatatagtatttaggccaaaggccaagcactgggatctatgaggtcattcagcactgaaacggaaatttagagttaaaggtttgaaaggtataacaggaggaaaaacctcacaTTTGCaccataaatcaattgttaggagagggtggagagtaagatggaagaaagagaataagaatgtaggtacagtaaaagtaatgagaggggtggcagctaggggtcgaaggtatgctacaaagaaccttaagtaatgcctactcactgacggcgctaaccctCCTACGGGGTCCCCAATAAAGATGTATGGTCAGTAATAGCTAACTGACTAACAATAGCTAAACAACACCACTTAGTAGTACTTCATTAGCAATGGTAAAAGTATAGGAAAAttcaatttccaaggtaataaACTGTGTAGAGCTGTTCCctacttttatcttatttaagatttccttcattattttctgtCACACATCTAGGCTAAAATACTTTTATCTGTATTACTAAGTTGTCatatagacaaaattattagCTGCAATAAAATAGCCTATGGCCTAGGcccaatttttttaatgaaaattaattaatttttacaagaatTTTCTTCACTATCTTATGACTAGCCTGTAACATACCACAACAGTATAGCCTAGCTACTACTATGGCCTACTAGGTATTTATATAGGGTAAACAAACACGgatgatccatcgtcatcacactAGCCAGGCCTTATTcattcgatatttaattggtgaaacaagaatacaattacaactctaagcaaaccattcaaaagattgaagtttcatcaacataatgtcaTATATGAACgtcccatacgaactaaaataagcatgtgacgatCTTCgtgaaatatgttttcaaggcagttttgaaatccaatatggcgacggtggtgtggctggccggtctaatcacAGACTGTCcgccatctttcccagcactcattggaacaatgttagcgtatatatgtaacgtttattgatctcactcaagattgcagttgtaatcagcacaataaaacaacattttgttgcctatattagtaaaagtatgaaacttattattcccagggtcatggtttgaactgaattctaTTTTACCTTGTAAtaggtggttttatccttactgccatcacaactgaaactccacagtgcttatttgattgtaattactatacaaattttggtcttaattcactccacattgcacttgaaccatgttgcGCTCACTCAAcaaacaaagttacgagcagcacCAGATAACACTGTTTATgatgtgcaaagctttatttactcattatttagtttaaatttactttgttatttcaaaatgtttatttaattcatgtctagtATTAtaccttttttgcaaccaaattaccctgaaaaattatagatatttctaaagtagacacagacacaatccaatgtttctaaccttgtcgtacgtCTGGCTGCCGAAAAATATCGCGGAGCAGATGACGAttagtggattattattattattatttttttttttttgctagcacttttcattgatttaagtctatacaggcagtccccgggttacgacaggggttccgttcttgagacgcgtcgtaagccgaaaatcgtcgtaagccggaacgacgcttggaaatatgtcttaaactaataaaaagttataaaaaccttacttgtaatcctttggttacactacatgttgtttcctgtagttttatgtacaacctggagttattttcataaaagaatgctggttcttgaaggtaaaaactattgtaatcctctggtgacactacattcttgaagttttatgtacaacctggagtgattttgcaaaatcttgagggctacaagaacagctgattactatttacgtatcatatagactaattaaagttaatgtatctttaaataggcttatatattagtatcaacaaaacatttcctgccatgagtcagaggccgtttaatgaaacgaacacttctctgtcctatctgttcagaaaataaacgttacgtcaatccccgagaccattgttgccaaagcgtctctctctctctcttctctctctctttctctctctctctctctctctctctgatcaaattacattggaaacttgacatacgattgccctaatatacgaatgttttgagatacaacagaaaatttgcgaaaatacaagctttgatatacaacgaaatatttgagatacgatttttgcgatgagtgttagttgtataggcgaccgataaatggcgtttcagtctgtttgtttgttggtgctgcatgttaacacgtcgttgtttagttcgttgtatttgcgcctatttttcgtgttattttgtctattttattattaaccatgggtctcaaagctaaagacaagcagtgtaagaaaaaacccaagaaaatgatttcgatggaagcaaaacatgaaatatagcaaagcatgaacgtggcgttcgtatcgtcgatttggcaaacgagtatggtcgaaatccttctacaatatccacgatcatcaagcagaaggaagctataaaaacccccgagaccattgttgccaaagcgtctctctctctctctctctctctctctctctctctctctctctctctctctctctctctctctctctctgatcaaatacgtactggataatgtctctctttggatacttcgattttgccaaatatgacaatttgtcgaaaattgcatttttcctaactatacaaacctgaggtcctttaaccaataggaagtagctagcggcagctggaacggtcgtaagcttcgaacggggaggggagaacggtagttaactgcttgtccgacagtcgcgcgccgcgcgactgggaggtaaacaaatcacttttgcttttggcccatgcaaaatacgcagagtgaggggtggcatgaggagggactgtatgtaaaggacctcaggtttgtatagttaggaaaaatgcaattttcgacaaattgtcatttgttccgatacgtaatacaaaccatcggtcctttaacaataggaagactcttcttctggtgggaggaatctgagtctttgatgaacagactggtgttcgtccatccctggaatgcctccctggtcgtaagagcgagggagggatccaagcctctgtccgattgatcggggtgtgcaccgcaggatcaatggtcagacctctgggcgccgagtactagagagaggcaagcgtatctcttcgtaccagcaagcaagaacttgttcctgtttgcaagaggcaacataaagtatgggttgtctcaagctggcatccacttcctcccccttgttggaggaaagtgtggtggatatacgctcctatcctagtgaaagggataggatgggggctCTTGTTGAGGTAGCTcaacctgcatcttgtccttatccagcagggtgacgaccgtgtccctctaaccacaggtagaggggaagagatgggaagaggagccagtcacactctcattcaccatccattcctACGGTCACactaggactcgatgctgttcagcctgcgagggtctgggttcgctacacaacgtgttgagccgccaccacgggtcccaaggaaaaagatccaaggacctgtgggcaatatcccgaaggtagaaggaagggcatgtggtctggttggaccagacccctgccttcagtacctgcgccaaggagaagttcttgtggacaaggcagcatctccttcgcatcgaaggcggttgaagtccattagggaggggattgtgaacgactcgaaccaatcgtcagggaccgaagggttctgagtcttcgctacgaagttcggtacgaaatcgagcgtcacggatccccatcccctgggtgcctgacttcgcaggagaagtcatgcagttcctcagaggaaaagaaggaaatagtcgcatgacctatccctcttctctacttcggtgatgtccagtacccatactggtctgtccgttagcaacgaagtctctcgcatcctcctatcccatgcagcgaagtttctcggtagtggataggacaccgacactccatggtgggtgtcaatggtatgggtactgtgacaagctattaaaacgaagtaatggttgctgtgtaacaaccgaactaagtcaacagcgtaattcgtaaactgactcgggcgctctgacagctgccgactgactgcgttcggtaggaggcaagttgtcaaagcatccgagtaagtcacgtgaccttcgcctttaaagggttatgcgagagaccaaacaaatgatgtattgtttgtcaccaatgccggacagcgaggtgatgattctcttaaggcatgtacccaacaggcgaaagtcaattgccttctagagaccgaggtccctgaaggtaaaacatctcatgtttgttgaatctcagctaaggagaaacaacactatgtacctttgaagacgaaggtagatattgaatgcaacctacgtcttcacatatgaatcgagagaatgatctcaagattcataacctgtgcttacaaatgaatGCTGAAAACGctaccgctatttcattgctgtccggtgagaagtcgtagttgcaatgaaagcggggcgttcttcggtaatgaaaacacaggtgaaagccgcctgaagaaactgcttctcatgggctgaacatttggaggtagagctgtcagtcggagagtaggcgatgtcttctgacactcttgtaattcgggttgaacaatgaacaattgtacacctacgaatacgagatattttgaagacaaactcagatgtctgcaaaatcattcgcattatcgcagtgcgatgcagcgggagacttgtacagacttctgttaccgtgcggtaaacagaaagatgaaagagtccaagagatactctgttgaaaattctcgcaatgtcgaaggcgatggaatccagcgtcaccgcagtagatggtccttcattattgcgagaatccccgttaatcagagacctaagtccatgatt is part of the Macrobrachium nipponense isolate FS-2020 chromosome 15, ASM1510439v2, whole genome shotgun sequence genome and harbors:
- the LOC135195001 gene encoding tetratricopeptide repeat protein 1-like isoform X1; translation: MTLSGSSTCESMNFLYHASDFCLWRPVNVNLPGSLLPRQHLKKMSEDQVKGVEEKLSKVDLTDTSENKRLRHPSPGSDASADSFHSVDAEETDPDDSPQHVVGNDRLCEGLNFNGQVIEPDGQEGHVTDSTPSDEANFIRGVKPEDIGNSPDEDDEEEEFLNEEYLKDLELSMSEEEKNEKRNESLKHKETGNSHFKAGVFTEAVTAYTAGLRICPISFPKDRAILFANRAAAKAKIDLKKEAIKDCSKAIDLDETYLKAILRRATLNEETEQLDDALQDFKRVLELDSYNQEALQAVRRLPDMINERNEKLKEEMMGKLKDLGNMILRPFGLSTNNFELKQDPSSGGYNISFKQNSGT
- the LOC135195001 gene encoding tetratricopeptide repeat protein 1-like isoform X3, giving the protein MSEDQVKGVEEKLSKVDLTDTSENKRLRHPSPGSDASADSFHSVDAEETDPDDSPQHVVGNDRLCEGLNFNGQVIEPDGQEGHVTDSTPSDEANFIRGVKPEDIGNSPDEDDEEEEFLNEEYLKDLELSMSEEEKNEKRNESLKHKETGNSHFKAGVFTEAVTAYTAGLRICPISFPKDRAILFANRAAAKAKIDLKKEAIKDCSKAIDLDETYLKAILRRATLNEETEQLDDALQDFKRVLELDSYNQEALQAVRRLPDMINERNEKLKEEMMGKLKDLGNMILRPFGLSTNNFELKQDPSSGGYNISFKQNSGT
- the LOC135195001 gene encoding tetratricopeptide repeat protein 1-like isoform X2, with translation MGISRDLLLVRNGAKDLYSPFEKMSEDQVKGVEEKLSKVDLTDTSENKRLRHPSPGSDASADSFHSVDAEETDPDDSPQHVVGNDRLCEGLNFNGQVIEPDGQEGHVTDSTPSDEANFIRGVKPEDIGNSPDEDDEEEEFLNEEYLKDLELSMSEEEKNEKRNESLKHKETGNSHFKAGVFTEAVTAYTAGLRICPISFPKDRAILFANRAAAKAKIDLKKEAIKDCSKAIDLDETYLKAILRRATLNEETEQLDDALQDFKRVLELDSYNQEALQAVRRLPDMINERNEKLKEEMMGKLKDLGNMILRPFGLSTNNFELKQDPSSGGYNISFKQNSGT